CTATCCCGGCCTGGGCGCTGTTCTTCGCGCATTCCAGCTTCGTCGACATCCCGCCCGTTCCGAGGTCGCAGGAACTGGCCCCTGCCAATTTCAATATCCTGGGCGTTATCTCGTCGACCGCGCTTATCACATTGCCATCCTGGTCCAGCAGCCCGTCGACATCCGTCAGGATAATAAGCTTATCGGCCTGGCATAAGTCGCCGAGCAGGTTTGAGAGCCTGTCGTTGTCGCCGCATCTTATCTCGTCGGTCGCGACCGTATCGTTCTCGTTGATTATGGGAATGACGTTATGTTTCAGCAGGGCATCTACCGTATGCTTTATATTAAGATATCTTTTCCTGTCGTTAAAATCTTCTTGAGTAAGAAGTATCTGCCCTACAAGATAACCCCTATCCTTAAAATATTCGCTGTAAAGGTGCATGAGATAGCCCTGGCCTATGGAAGCCGCGGCCTGAAGCTCGGCGATGCGGTCAACGGGCCGCTTTTTAATGTTAAGAAGCCACATGCCCGCCCCGATCGCTCCAGACGTCACCAGGAGCACCTTTACACCCTTATCCTGGATATCCGATATCTGCCGGACAAGATCCTTCACCTTGTCCTTGTCAAGAGCCCTGTCCTTGGACGTTATGACTTTTGTTCCGACCTTTATGACTATCCTGCTACACTCTTTCATCTTTAGACGCTTCCTTGAGCCTTTTGCATATTTCGTTAAGCAGTTCCTTTATCCCATCCCCGGCAACGGCCGATATAGGGAACAACTTCCTGCGGCCAAACCTCTTTTTAAACGCCGCCAGATTGGCCTTGCTCTCCGGACAATCTATCTTATTCGGCGCTATAACCTGCGTCTTTTTCGCAAGCTCTTTTGAATATTGCTTCAATTCTTCGTTAAGTTTTATATAATCTTCGTACGGGTCTCTTCCGTCGATAGCGGAGATATCCACGAGGTGCACCAGTATCTTGGTCCGCTCTATGTGCCTCAGGAACTTATGGCCGAGGCCCTTGCCTTTATGGGCGCCTTCTATTAAACCGGGTATATCGGCAACTACGATGCTGTAATCTTCATAAAGCCTTACGACGCCCAGATTCGGTTCTTTCGTCGTGAACGGGTAATTTGCTATCTTGGGCCTTGCGCTGGAGATCTTGGAGATGAGCGTCGATTTGCCGGCATTAGGATAGCCTACTATCCCTACGTCGGCCATGAGTTTTAATTCCAGCAAAATGGTCTTCTCTTCGCCCTGAGCGCCGGGCTCGGCCTCGCGGCCTCTCGAGTTCCCTTTCCCTCCCTTGCCGCCCCTGGCTATGATAACGCTGTCGCCGTTATTAACGAGGTCCCTCAATACGAGCCCCTTAACGGCATCTTTTATCAATGTGCCTGCCGGGACCTTTATGCGGACATCCTCGCCTCTGCGCCCTTTTTTATGGTTAGAGCTTCCGTGAGTGCCGGAGTTGCCTTTGAAGTGCTGCCTGAATTGGAAATCTAGTAAGGTGTGGATGTTGGGATCGGCCTCGAATACTATATCGCCGCCGTCGCCGCCAAATCCGCCGTCAGGCCTGCCTTTCCTGTTGATTATATCCCGGTACAGGCTGTTGCAGCCGTCACCGCCGTCACCGGCTTTGACATATATCCTGACTTCGTCTATAAACATTGCGTTACTTGGAGGCTTTTACAATATTGACGATCTTGCCCGGAGTGAAATTAACCTTGCCGTCGACCAACGCGAATAGCGTGCCGTCCCTGCCGATACCTACGTTCCTGCCGGCCTTAAAGACGAAACCGCGCTGCCTCAATATGATATTGCCGGCCTTCACAGACTGGTTCCCGTACTTCTTTACGCCTAACGTCTGCGGCTGGCTGTCTCTGCCGTTAACTACGTGAGCCATGTTGTCAGTCCTTTCAATTCAAATGTTACGTAATGTTATGTAAGGTTCATTAAGGTTACGTAACGTTACTAGCTCCCTTTTCCTGCTTCTATTTCCTTAACCTTCAGCTTCAGGACATTCTGCCTGTGGCCTATCTTCTTCTTCTCGCTCTTGCGCTTTTTGTATTTAAACGCGACTACCTTATCCTGTCTTATCATGCCAAGGACCTCGCACACCACATGAGATCCCTTAACATGAGGGTTCCCTATATGGAGCGAGTTGCCGTCCTTTACCATCAATACCGTGTTAAGCTTTACCTCGCCGCCCTTCTTAGCGGCCAGTTTCTCAACCAGGATTATGTCGTTCTTGGCTACTTTGTATTGCTTACCGCCTGTCTCTATCACTGCGTACATAGAACCCCCCGATTTGCTGTAATCTCACCCGGGGCAAATCGTCCCGAGGAGCTGTAATCTCACTCATGGTAACGAGGGACTACATCCGAAATACCCCGTTTAGGACGATTAATATATCACAGCGCCGATTACTCCGTCAAGGGAAAAAGGGAGGCCCCCATTCCGGCTCACTCTCAGGGCTCTTCCGCATGGCGCGTGCTGATATGTCGCCCTATAGTGGTAAATTGCATCAATTTTTCCCAAACATCATGATATCTCATATATCTCTTCACATCCGGGTCTTCGACCCTGGCGTAAGAACCCATATATTCCCTGAATTCCTCTTCCAGCGCAGGAAGGTCTTTTCCAAGACAGCCAAGCAATATATTAAGATCATCGGCGCCGCTATCCCTGCCCTTCTTCTTCGCGTCCATGCGTTCGCTCATCTTGACCTGATAATCCATGAACTGCTCATGGTACCTGTTCATGAGAAAAGAGGTAAATGCCCAGCTCTCGCCGTAAGAGGCAAACGCCGCTTTGTTGACCAGGCCCACAAAACTACCTATCTTAAAATTGGTAAGGAACTCTATCGGGTTGAGCTCATTCTTCCTCACCGCTTCCTGGTATGAGAAGAGCCATTCTTCGTCGACGGATCCGATCGGATCGGTCCCGCAGTAAGTCGCGATCCCCTCATTCAGCCAGGATTGGGCGCTCGATTCGTTTATAATATCCTCTCTCTTGATCTTCTCAAGGTCCTTCGATGTCTCCCTCCTGATCTTCATGATCTCTTCCAGGATCTCTTTCTTCTTCTTCCAGTCTTTCTCCGCCATCAGCTCTTTCTTCTTTTCCGCCAATTTCTTGTCGTCCATATCGGGTTTCATTATCACGATACTCTGCAGGCCGTAATTATGGAATACCTCGTGGGTAAATTCATGGCGCAGGACATCAAGGGACCCGTAAAGAAGTTCGCTCTTATATATACTGTGCATCTCCCAGAATATGTCCGTAAATTCCTTCGCCTGGCCTTCGAGAAAGATGTGGTAACTCTTAACCACGTTATCTTTCACCTTGTCTATCACCTCTTTATTGAAGGCGCCGGTCTGGCCTTCCACTATCTCAAGGACCCATTTCTCCATCCTATTGCCGAACCCGTTATACGTATAAAGCACTTTGTTCAGCGGACTAAAATAGCCTACTACAAGCCATCCGGGCACACCGTCCGTAATCGCATATGTCCAGTAATCTTCTATGTCATCGAACATGACCAGAAAATTCTGGCACCCGGCGGTCCTACCCTTAAATATCTTGAAGAACTTGAAATAGATATCGGTATGAGCCTGCCTGACCGTCTTGACATAAAGGTCGATCGATTTTGCGTAAGAATCGGAGAATAGCACTATGTCCCCTTCTTTATACATCTTCATCTTGGGGAACTGCTCCTTCAGGCGTCTCTCTATATCGTCGGATTCTTTATTCAGGGCGGGAGCGAAGATAAGGTAGTCGATATCGGCGCGTTTTACGGTCATCTCGAGTCCGCCGCCGCCTTCATCAAAAGACATCGTCATCTCATCACCCGTTATATCCGTTATCTTTCCGTCGAGGACCACGCCGTTGGTCCTCTTCGCGACAATGTCGTTCTTATACGGCCACTGGGCCTCCTTCCGGCTCTTGCGCTCTTCCCGGACCACCTGTTTGGCGCTCACTGCAAATTTCTCGTTATCCCATTCCACAATATATTCATCGGCTTTCTTTTCCAGCAATCTGCCGTTTATCACCCCTCCGTGTTTGAGGTATAAAGTTATTCCGTCATCCTCATCGTCTTTTTTCAAGACATCCGGAAGTT
This window of the Candidatus Omnitrophota bacterium genome carries:
- the obgE gene encoding GTPase ObgE, whose product is MFIDEVRIYVKAGDGGDGCNSLYRDIINRKGRPDGGFGGDGGDIVFEADPNIHTLLDFQFRQHFKGNSGTHGSSNHKKGRRGEDVRIKVPAGTLIKDAVKGLVLRDLVNNGDSVIIARGGKGGKGNSRGREAEPGAQGEEKTILLELKLMADVGIVGYPNAGKSTLISKISSARPKIANYPFTTKEPNLGVVRLYEDYSIVVADIPGLIEGAHKGKGLGHKFLRHIERTKILVHLVDISAIDGRDPYEDYIKLNEELKQYSKELAKKTQVIAPNKIDCPESKANLAAFKKRFGRRKLFPISAVAGDGIKELLNEICKRLKEASKDERV
- the proB gene encoding glutamate 5-kinase; the protein is MKECSRIVIKVGTKVITSKDRALDKDKVKDLVRQISDIQDKGVKVLLVTSGAIGAGMWLLNIKKRPVDRIAELQAAASIGQGYLMHLYSEYFKDRGYLVGQILLTQEDFNDRKRYLNIKHTVDALLKHNVIPIINENDTVATDEIRCGDNDRLSNLLGDLCQADKLIILTDVDGLLDQDGNVISAVDEITPRILKLAGASSCDLGTGGMSTKLECAKNSAQAGIECVIANGKKKDVLLGIMSGEDVGTVFGRREKRFIARKRWIGFSSKPKGTLRIDDGAREALKKKDKSLLASGVSAVSGHFVSGDVVSIVDNALVEIGRGVVNYSSAELSKIKGMKTAQFKAALGYKGKDEIVHKDNLVIL
- the rplU gene encoding 50S ribosomal protein L21, which gives rise to MYAVIETGGKQYKVAKNDIILVEKLAAKKGGEVKLNTVLMVKDGNSLHIGNPHVKGSHVVCEVLGMIRQDKVVAFKYKKRKSEKKKIGHRQNVLKLKVKEIEAGKGS
- a CDS encoding bL27 family ribosomal protein, which translates into the protein MAHVVNGRDSQPQTLGVKKYGNQSVKAGNIILRQRGFVFKAGRNVGIGRDGTLFALVDGKVNFTPGKIVNIVKASK